From the genome of Thermogutta terrifontis, one region includes:
- the gp17 gene encoding tail completion protein gp17 — protein sequence MLRLEHALYTRWSEDATLVGLIPPQNVWTGCQTPPRLPGACLRCLAEERAWLTAKPEWADRIHIQVTLWSESFDHLRKSLDAVRRVYHGASLDLGDGGRVVRVTYRRMTIEDQEHNVWRGTVEFDALALRPVVTT from the coding sequence ATGCTCCGGCTGGAACACGCCCTCTACACACGCTGGTCGGAAGATGCCACGCTGGTTGGCCTCATTCCTCCGCAAAATGTTTGGACCGGCTGTCAAACTCCTCCGCGACTCCCCGGTGCCTGCCTGCGGTGCCTGGCGGAAGAGCGTGCCTGGCTTACCGCGAAGCCCGAATGGGCGGACCGTATCCACATCCAGGTGACGCTCTGGTCGGAGAGCTTCGATCACCTCCGAAAATCGCTGGACGCTGTACGGCGCGTGTATCACGGGGCGTCGCTGGACCTGGGAGACGGTGGCCGGGTCGTCCGCGTGACATACCGCCGCATGACAATCGAAGACCAGGAACACAATGTCTGGCGGGGAACCGTGGAGTTTGACGCCCTCGCCCTGCGACCTGTTGTGACGACGTGA
- a CDS encoding uroporphyrinogen decarboxylase family protein — protein MKAALTGKEAGRVPTGPLAVHYCARFVGATLRQYTLNPVVLAQSVVSYYRRFLPDAVWVSADTWVNAQAMGAEVGFSDENQPAGGTGQPCVRTLADLDRIPPPDPQVQGRWPLMLEALKRIRKELGDEVFIVACFDQYPFSLASELMGLNQIMLAVVEERDFVKRVMDRCLEYGAAYALALAQAGADMLSGGDSPAGLLGPRLYRAIAQPFEKRLIETIKAETELPVSLHICGDARPILADMVDTGADVLEIDYPVPIDEAFKICDGEVALWGNLDPVGVLAQGTPTTVYQKTIELLECVHRSGGKKFVLSSGCTLAVETPEENLDAFFAAARDFGKSFGR, from the coding sequence GTGAAAGCAGCACTGACCGGGAAGGAAGCGGGACGAGTTCCGACTGGCCCCCTGGCGGTGCATTACTGTGCACGGTTCGTCGGAGCCACGCTCCGCCAATACACGTTGAATCCGGTTGTGCTGGCACAGAGTGTCGTGAGCTACTACCGGCGTTTTCTGCCGGATGCCGTTTGGGTATCGGCAGATACCTGGGTCAACGCCCAGGCGATGGGGGCGGAGGTGGGTTTCAGTGATGAAAACCAACCAGCCGGAGGAACCGGGCAGCCATGTGTCCGCACACTTGCGGATCTTGACCGTATTCCGCCGCCTGATCCGCAGGTGCAAGGACGTTGGCCTTTAATGCTGGAGGCCCTGAAGCGAATCCGAAAAGAGCTGGGAGACGAGGTGTTTATTGTCGCCTGTTTTGACCAGTATCCCTTTTCCCTGGCTTCGGAATTGATGGGGCTCAATCAGATCATGCTGGCCGTCGTGGAAGAGCGCGATTTCGTAAAGCGGGTCATGGACCGTTGCCTTGAGTACGGCGCGGCCTATGCGTTGGCTCTTGCTCAAGCCGGGGCCGATATGCTGAGTGGGGGTGACTCTCCGGCGGGACTCCTCGGTCCGCGGCTTTATCGTGCGATTGCCCAGCCTTTTGAAAAGCGATTGATTGAGACAATCAAAGCGGAGACTGAATTGCCGGTCTCGCTTCATATCTGCGGAGATGCCAGGCCCATTCTGGCCGACATGGTGGACACCGGGGCCGATGTGCTGGAGATCGACTATCCTGTCCCGATAGACGAGGCGTTCAAGATTTGCGATGGGGAGGTCGCCCTCTGGGGAAATCTGGATCCCGTCGGGGTTCTGGCGCAGGGAACTCCCACAACGGTGTACCAGAAAACCATCGAATTGCTGGAGTGTGTTCACCGATCTGGCGGAAAAAAGTTTGTATTGAGTTCCGGATGCACGCTGGCTGTCGAAACGCCCGAGGAGAATCTGGACGCCTTTTTTGCGGCAGCTCGCGATTTCGGCAAGAGTTTTGGTCGCTAG
- a CDS encoding Gfo/Idh/MocA family protein has product MSQKTYGVLVNGAGWVSTQHIAAYQRNPATQVLAICDRFIERARARAEAAGLKDVAIYDDFEKALKHPGIDIVSICTPQHVHCENVLAAAAAGKHMVIEKPVAISLAELRKMQDAVRKAGVRTVVSFVLRWNPLFRTLKSLLADNAFGQPYYVETDYLSYNGSWWSGWNDARTLEHGVSALLVGGCHAVDALRWFATTGEFEAAEPEEVFAVRGGRRKGQTREYNPLTNTWIENAPPMEYDGLEVVLVKFTNGVIGKVSVNAECIMPYRFPIRIFGDRGSVFDHHIWSHKFPGQTDWVEIPTIRPDSSDVAHHPFQAEIDHFVECLQNGVESHCNLEDAAKSHEIVFAALECYRQGRPIRLPLGADHKPT; this is encoded by the coding sequence ATGAGCCAAAAGACTTACGGTGTTTTGGTGAATGGTGCGGGGTGGGTTTCCACTCAGCACATTGCCGCGTACCAGCGGAACCCAGCGACCCAGGTGCTTGCCATTTGTGATCGATTCATCGAGCGGGCTCGTGCCAGGGCGGAAGCAGCGGGCCTAAAGGATGTGGCCATTTACGACGATTTCGAAAAGGCCCTCAAGCACCCCGGCATTGATATCGTGTCCATTTGCACACCACAACACGTTCACTGCGAAAATGTGCTGGCGGCTGCGGCGGCGGGCAAGCACATGGTCATTGAAAAGCCTGTGGCCATCAGTCTGGCGGAACTTCGCAAAATGCAGGATGCCGTCAGGAAGGCTGGTGTGCGGACCGTCGTGAGTTTCGTCCTCCGCTGGAATCCCCTGTTTCGCACGTTGAAGTCACTGCTGGCGGATAATGCCTTTGGCCAACCATACTATGTCGAAACCGACTATCTGAGTTACAACGGGAGCTGGTGGTCGGGATGGAACGATGCCAGAACCCTGGAACACGGCGTGAGTGCCCTGCTGGTCGGTGGGTGCCATGCCGTCGATGCCCTGCGGTGGTTTGCAACCACTGGCGAATTCGAAGCGGCAGAACCGGAAGAGGTTTTTGCCGTTCGCGGGGGACGCCGCAAAGGACAGACGCGGGAGTATAACCCATTGACCAATACCTGGATCGAGAATGCGCCCCCCATGGAGTACGATGGCCTTGAGGTGGTTCTCGTGAAATTCACCAATGGCGTGATTGGGAAGGTCTCGGTCAACGCCGAGTGCATCATGCCGTATCGGTTTCCCATTCGTATCTTCGGCGATCGCGGAAGCGTCTTTGACCATCACATCTGGTCCCACAAGTTTCCTGGGCAAACCGACTGGGTGGAAATCCCCACCATCCGGCCGGATTCCAGCGATGTGGCGCATCATCCGTTTCAGGCTGAAATCGATCATTTTGTGGAGTGTTTGCAGAACGGTGTTGAATCCCACTGCAATCTTGAAGACGCAGCCAAGTCCCACGAAATCGTGTTCGCCGCCCTTGAGTGTTACCGCCAGGGGCGTCCGATTCGGCTTCCCCTTGGGGCCGACCATAAACCAACCTGA
- a CDS encoding S1C family serine protease: protein MNPDQIYNASQPGIASETEPEVRMSPPPEMAQIRSDDGIPWGMVLRGLFWLVVLFGLLFSTPYLVEELSFAVTRGRLRAEAAVARDQLARLPQWEERFRWVVKSVFPGVVGVEASRGEIALDRPGRPSSGAAPRIREESVGSGVIVDEEGYIVTSLHVVEQARDIVVRLADGRTIKSVQLVGSDPLNDLAVLKIPGGGLTAVPWGDSDLLEVGDTVLAIGNPYGLTRTVTAGIISAKERRAQSNAGGFQELLQTDAAMNPGNSGGPLVNVRGEIVGINSAIYGEAYRGISFAIPSRVARQVYEQIRREGRSRHGWLGIQMADLDEEESRSRKLPDARGVLVLSVLPGSPAEKAGLRPGDVIRAWNGQVVEDSSALGVMVAKTPVGSEVPVEIYRQDQPQTLRVLVGQRPL, encoded by the coding sequence ATGAATCCCGATCAGATTTACAACGCATCGCAGCCGGGCATCGCTTCAGAAACGGAACCTGAAGTGCGGATGTCGCCCCCGCCAGAGATGGCCCAAATCCGTTCGGATGACGGAATCCCCTGGGGCATGGTGCTGCGGGGACTGTTTTGGCTGGTGGTGCTTTTCGGACTCCTGTTCTCGACTCCCTATTTGGTGGAAGAACTGTCATTCGCGGTCACCCGGGGGCGATTGCGGGCAGAAGCGGCGGTGGCCCGCGATCAACTGGCCCGACTGCCCCAGTGGGAAGAACGCTTTCGCTGGGTCGTTAAAAGCGTGTTTCCGGGCGTGGTGGGGGTCGAAGCCTCCCGAGGAGAGATCGCACTGGACAGGCCGGGGCGGCCGTCATCCGGTGCAGCCCCCAGAATTCGCGAAGAGAGCGTCGGTTCGGGGGTCATCGTGGACGAGGAGGGATATATCGTGACGAGTCTTCATGTGGTGGAGCAGGCGCGGGATATCGTGGTCCGGCTGGCCGATGGCCGCACGATCAAGAGTGTCCAGTTGGTGGGGAGTGATCCGCTCAACGATCTGGCCGTGCTCAAGATCCCAGGTGGTGGCCTGACCGCGGTGCCCTGGGGCGATAGCGATCTGCTCGAAGTCGGTGATACAGTGCTGGCGATCGGCAATCCTTACGGTCTGACGCGGACCGTGACGGCCGGCATCATCAGCGCCAAGGAGCGCCGGGCCCAGAGTAATGCGGGCGGATTTCAGGAGTTGCTGCAAACGGACGCCGCCATGAACCCCGGCAACAGCGGCGGACCGCTGGTCAATGTCCGCGGGGAGATTGTGGGCATCAATTCCGCCATCTATGGTGAGGCCTATCGCGGGATCAGTTTTGCCATTCCAAGTCGGGTTGCTCGACAGGTGTATGAACAAATCCGCCGGGAAGGACGCAGTCGCCACGGTTGGCTGGGGATCCAGATGGCGGATCTCGATGAAGAGGAGTCGCGGAGCCGAAAACTCCCAGATGCCCGCGGTGTATTGGTGCTTTCCGTGCTTCCCGGGTCACCAGCGGAGAAGGCGGGTCTTCGACCGGGTGACGTCATCCGCGCCTGGAATGGTCAGGTGGTGGAGGACTCATCAGCTCTGGGGGTGATGGTGGCCAAAACGCCGGTGGGCAGTGAGGTTCCCGTGGAAATTTATCGGCAGGATCAGCCGCAAACCCTGCGTGTTCTCGTCGGCCAGCGGCCGTTATGA
- a CDS encoding carboxypeptidase-like regulatory domain-containing protein, translated as MSTRKFLMFLGMAVFLVGCAKGGSSLNTVPVKGRVTLDGAPLPGATVTFSPKTPEGRTAAGMTNENGEFVLTTIRAGDGAVPGEYGVAITKPVATAGPVDDPRARGGALTPEQMAQIREQAKTKGGAEGGSAIPKKYTSPTTSGLTATVKRGEKNEFTFDLKSQ; from the coding sequence ATGTCAACTCGGAAGTTCTTGATGTTTTTGGGTATGGCAGTTTTCTTAGTGGGCTGCGCAAAAGGGGGATCGAGTCTCAATACCGTTCCTGTAAAAGGGCGTGTAACACTCGATGGGGCGCCGCTTCCCGGTGCCACCGTGACGTTTTCGCCAAAAACGCCGGAGGGCCGCACGGCGGCGGGTATGACGAACGAGAACGGTGAATTCGTTTTGACGACAATTCGGGCGGGAGATGGGGCTGTTCCTGGCGAATACGGTGTGGCCATCACAAAGCCGGTGGCGACGGCCGGTCCTGTCGACGACCCGCGGGCGCGAGGGGGGGCTTTAACGCCCGAACAAATGGCCCAGATTCGTGAGCAGGCTAAGACAAAAGGCGGGGCAGAGGGAGGCTCTGCCATCCCCAAGAAGTACACCTCGCCGACGACTTCCGGTCTTACTGCAACAGTGAAACGGGGTGAGAAAAATGAATTTACATTCGATTTGAAGTCCCAGTAA
- a CDS encoding DUF1559 domain-containing protein gives MQKKKSSRRPRWPVPAFTLVELLVVIAIIGILIALLLPAVQAAREAARRSQCTNNLKQIGLALHNYHDSHKKFPSLGQGTQAGNEATCTYGGLSAFVMLLPYLEQTSIYQQFSSPQANPPYPAWGPVPWYGWNFRPHNVQIPSILCPSDGGAGKLQDDGRPYWWQGDNNYVFCWGDDISVDWRGRANPRGIFGADSFLSFSDILDGTSNTLAASEVVVSKRSDDPVTHGNYVENVGDGNLRANPSQCLAFKGPNNTIVNAPQIGELRGVHWAWGTSCVTGFNTVLPPNSIGCKGFWSEWGSDHVMPPDSYHPGGVNALLADGSVRFISDTINTGDLTRPEPTGGPSPYGVWGALGSRAGSESVSGF, from the coding sequence ATGCAAAAAAAGAAATCTTCTCGGCGCCCGCGATGGCCTGTGCCGGCGTTTACGCTCGTCGAGCTGCTCGTGGTCATCGCCATTATCGGCATTTTGATTGCTTTGCTGCTGCCGGCTGTCCAGGCTGCCCGTGAGGCGGCCCGGCGTAGTCAATGCACCAATAACCTCAAACAAATTGGTTTGGCTCTTCACAACTATCACGACTCCCACAAGAAGTTTCCCAGCCTTGGTCAGGGGACTCAGGCTGGCAACGAGGCCACGTGCACTTATGGTGGGCTGAGTGCTTTCGTCATGCTCCTCCCGTATCTCGAGCAGACCTCCATCTATCAGCAGTTTTCTTCCCCGCAAGCGAATCCCCCTTATCCTGCCTGGGGGCCTGTACCCTGGTACGGTTGGAATTTCCGTCCGCATAACGTTCAGATCCCGTCTATCCTGTGTCCATCCGACGGCGGTGCCGGGAAACTGCAGGACGACGGTCGTCCTTACTGGTGGCAGGGTGACAATAACTACGTCTTCTGCTGGGGCGACGATATCAGCGTGGACTGGCGAGGACGCGCTAACCCTCGGGGAATATTTGGCGCGGATAGCTTCCTTAGCTTCTCCGATATTTTGGACGGCACCAGCAACACCCTCGCCGCCAGTGAAGTGGTCGTCTCCAAGCGGAGTGATGATCCGGTCACCCACGGAAATTATGTAGAGAACGTGGGTGATGGAAATCTCCGAGCGAATCCATCACAGTGCCTGGCTTTCAAGGGCCCCAACAACACCATCGTGAATGCTCCCCAAATCGGCGAGCTCCGCGGTGTGCACTGGGCATGGGGGACAAGCTGTGTGACGGGCTTCAATACCGTCCTCCCGCCGAATTCCATCGGCTGTAAGGGATTTTGGTCGGAGTGGGGCTCTGACCACGTGATGCCGCCCGACAGCTATCACCCCGGTGGCGTCAACGCTCTGCTGGCCGATGGTTCCGTCCGGTTTATCAGCGACACGATTAACACCGGCGATTTGACGCGGCCAGAACCAACCGGTGGGCCGAGCCCGTATGGTGTATGGGGCGCGTTGGGCAGTCGGGCTGGAAGTGAGAGCGTCAGTGGATTCTGA
- a CDS encoding CRTAC1 family protein, whose product MIQRLGESVRTRAIRRCAVMRSVAIILGFSLLATSAGAADKVRFRDVTAATGIDFVHTDGSSGNYFIIETVASGLATFDYDNDGLVDIYFLNGSALPGMKVDKPPCNRLYKNLGGFRFVDVTEKAGVGDTGYGLAVATADFDNDGDQDIYISNWGPNCFFRNNGDGTFTDVTRQTGTAAAFPDKAGAGVAFLDADRDGWLDLFVSNYLRFTTEMDVRAYWKGLRIYPDPSRFAVFPDMLFRNNRDGTFRDISEESGVNKHRGRGMGIVCADYDNDGDTDIFVNSDGPPGNSLLKNDGTGRFEDIGMLAGVAFDSAGLAHGAMGVDAGDYDNDGRLDFYVTSYQGQLATLYRNLGDDLFDDVTQLTGAGTRSLNQVTWGCTLADFNNDGFKDIFYVCGHLIDNIEQLDDTTSLAASPVLLLNDGTGKFVDVSMEAGLTMKSVGRGAAFDDLDNDGRLDVVILNTRRPPTILRNETMTSNHWLEVQLVGRQTNRDGVGSRVILQAGDLTQVDEVHSGRGYQSHYGMRLHFGLGHHQTVDRLEVRWLSGHVDVFKNIPADRRIVVTEGQGWREIR is encoded by the coding sequence ATGATTCAGCGACTAGGAGAATCAGTAAGGACCCGCGCAATACGCCGCTGTGCGGTGATGAGGAGTGTCGCCATAATTCTTGGCTTTTCACTGCTCGCCACAAGCGCAGGTGCTGCCGACAAGGTGCGATTTAGGGATGTGACTGCCGCGACGGGGATCGACTTCGTTCATACGGATGGCAGCTCCGGCAACTATTTCATTATCGAAACGGTGGCCTCCGGATTGGCAACCTTTGACTATGACAACGATGGCCTTGTGGATATTTACTTTCTTAACGGTTCTGCCCTACCCGGAATGAAGGTCGATAAGCCGCCCTGTAATAGGCTTTACAAGAATTTAGGAGGATTCCGTTTTGTCGATGTTACTGAAAAGGCGGGGGTGGGGGACACCGGTTACGGTCTGGCGGTGGCCACCGCGGACTTCGATAACGACGGCGACCAGGATATTTACATTTCCAACTGGGGGCCCAATTGTTTCTTTCGCAACAATGGCGACGGCACTTTTACGGATGTGACCCGGCAAACCGGAACGGCCGCTGCTTTTCCCGACAAAGCGGGCGCGGGCGTTGCTTTTCTGGATGCCGATCGCGACGGATGGCTCGATCTGTTCGTCTCCAATTACCTGCGGTTCACAACGGAAATGGACGTTCGGGCCTACTGGAAAGGGCTTCGCATCTATCCTGATCCCTCGCGATTTGCCGTGTTTCCCGATATGCTCTTTCGCAATAATCGCGATGGCACGTTCAGGGACATCAGCGAAGAGTCCGGTGTGAATAAACATCGGGGACGCGGGATGGGAATCGTCTGCGCGGATTACGATAACGATGGCGACACGGACATCTTCGTCAATAGCGACGGACCGCCCGGAAACTCTCTCCTAAAAAACGATGGCACCGGCCGGTTCGAGGATATTGGAATGCTGGCGGGTGTGGCTTTCGATTCGGCAGGGTTGGCCCATGGCGCGATGGGAGTGGACGCCGGTGACTACGACAACGATGGCCGGCTTGACTTCTATGTTACGTCATACCAGGGACAACTGGCGACACTCTATCGCAATCTGGGCGACGATCTTTTCGATGATGTGACGCAGCTGACGGGGGCGGGAACACGATCACTCAACCAGGTCACCTGGGGATGCACCCTGGCCGACTTTAATAACGATGGTTTTAAAGATATCTTCTATGTATGCGGACACCTCATAGACAATATTGAACAACTCGACGATACAACATCGCTAGCGGCATCGCCTGTTCTCCTTTTGAATGACGGTACAGGAAAGTTCGTGGATGTGTCGATGGAGGCCGGTCTGACGATGAAATCCGTTGGACGGGGAGCCGCGTTCGACGATCTGGATAACGACGGTCGTCTGGATGTGGTCATCTTGAACACGCGGCGTCCTCCCACGATCCTCCGCAACGAGACAATGACGAGCAATCACTGGCTGGAAGTGCAGCTTGTGGGCCGTCAAACGAATCGCGACGGGGTGGGCTCGCGGGTCATCCTGCAAGCCGGGGATCTCACCCAGGTGGACGAGGTCCACAGCGGTCGCGGATATCAGAGTCACTATGGCATGCGTTTGCACTTTGGCCTGGGCCACCACCAAACCGTCGATCGCCTGGAAGTTCGCTGGCTGAGCGGTCATGTGGATGTCTTCAAGAATATTCCTGCTGACCGACGCATCGTGGTGACGGAAGGCCAAGGTTGGCGCGAGATTCGTTGA
- a CDS encoding tetratricopeptide repeat protein produces the protein MKTVQANASRGADARRPSGWMMLAGLLALVAVVFILAQVSGLRMVQSPREEATGQHGSTPGQKQATSSISPSPPLPTNTAELIEEVHREILAIRERYPDDIDCREMEARFLDWVGKSEEAVAIWKECLEKSPQYAHAYVGLASVAFKRGDYEQAATWARQAIGLDPGYYRARDICAEALLNLGRPQEAVEVLAEYLAKDPRAHGLFLLGRAYTLLQDWDRAAKAYEAAVRKYPDYAEAFYALSRVYLRQGKRAEAEKILARYWELMKKRDLHVEGMPLGTDFKEASVNAAIISSDLGRIYLAKGNREEALRLWYRAIALDPSHLPAREMLAQLALQERRDGEAIVQYQKLMELDPMSLQYPLVLAAILTRNQRLSEAEQILRAFCERWPERPEGYVAIAQFYLAVAGRAEDARKAAEKAVEIAGTAANYALLAQAAHAAGNQQKAEQAFKKAVELAPGRPEWERLREMILQETSARQSGQP, from the coding sequence GTGAAAACCGTCCAAGCGAACGCTTCCCGCGGCGCCGATGCACGCCGCCCATCGGGTTGGATGATGCTTGCCGGCCTGCTCGCGCTGGTGGCAGTGGTTTTCATCCTGGCTCAAGTCAGTGGCCTGCGGATGGTCCAGTCACCCAGGGAGGAGGCAACGGGGCAACACGGGTCAACCCCGGGGCAAAAGCAGGCGACTTCCAGCATTTCTCCCAGCCCACCTCTTCCGACGAACACCGCCGAGTTGATCGAGGAAGTGCACCGGGAAATTCTCGCCATTCGTGAGCGTTATCCGGACGATATTGACTGTCGAGAGATGGAGGCCCGGTTTCTCGACTGGGTGGGGAAGTCCGAAGAGGCGGTGGCCATCTGGAAAGAGTGCCTCGAGAAGAGTCCTCAGTATGCCCATGCCTATGTGGGACTTGCATCGGTGGCCTTCAAACGAGGGGACTACGAACAGGCCGCCACATGGGCGCGGCAGGCCATTGGGCTCGATCCGGGTTACTATCGGGCTCGGGATATTTGTGCCGAAGCCCTCTTAAATCTGGGCCGTCCCCAGGAAGCTGTGGAGGTCCTCGCGGAGTATCTCGCCAAGGATCCCCGAGCACATGGATTGTTCCTTTTAGGTCGGGCGTACACACTTTTGCAGGATTGGGACCGAGCAGCAAAAGCTTACGAAGCTGCGGTGCGGAAATACCCCGATTATGCAGAAGCATTCTATGCGCTTTCCCGTGTTTATCTGCGACAGGGGAAGCGGGCGGAAGCGGAGAAGATCTTGGCGAGGTATTGGGAACTCATGAAAAAGCGGGACCTGCACGTGGAAGGGATGCCCCTCGGCACCGATTTTAAAGAGGCCTCGGTGAATGCGGCCATCATTTCGAGCGACCTCGGCCGCATTTATCTGGCTAAAGGCAATCGAGAAGAAGCCCTGCGGTTGTGGTATCGGGCGATTGCGCTGGATCCTTCCCATCTTCCAGCGCGGGAGATGCTGGCCCAGCTTGCCCTTCAGGAACGTCGCGATGGGGAGGCGATTGTTCAGTACCAAAAGCTCATGGAGCTTGATCCCATGAGCTTGCAATATCCGCTCGTGCTGGCGGCGATTCTGACGCGGAATCAGCGACTTTCCGAAGCGGAGCAGATTCTCCGGGCGTTCTGTGAACGGTGGCCGGAGCGGCCTGAAGGGTATGTTGCCATCGCGCAGTTTTATCTAGCGGTGGCAGGCCGTGCGGAGGATGCCCGGAAGGCCGCGGAAAAGGCAGTGGAAATTGCGGGGACGGCAGCGAACTATGCTCTTCTCGCCCAGGCCGCCCATGCCGCAGGAAATCAACAAAAGGCGGAGCAAGCCTTCAAAAAGGCCGTGGAACTTGCTCCCGGCCGACCAGAGTGGGAGAGACTCCGCGAGATGATCCTGCAGGAAACATCAGCCAGGCAAAGCGGTCAACCGTGA
- a CDS encoding tetratricopeptide repeat protein — MALGVAVVCFFIPAIFVTLMGEGATPVEKVMAGLLLVPAGAVNAVIGAYLTSKLLALAVRSEDYTFIILGTLVFAVLAIAYVMFLSVPERPEEPPFPPRPMFREPEPSPSSEKAVSALMRSIAGLMLCGANLGAIVSALSVVVIRSTVRPNPVASRESIPSRDWQSQGEIPPEGLAAPVADPSSSYQPPPPPFMQTPQRVGQSMSEAVFTGSPPGTEVPATSMTANVDRREIEASSVLREAIRKLNSGQREEGTGLLQNVVSQYPGTKAARTAQAYLAKLGRG; from the coding sequence ATGGCGTTGGGAGTTGCCGTGGTTTGCTTTTTTATTCCCGCGATCTTCGTCACGCTGATGGGCGAAGGGGCAACGCCGGTAGAAAAAGTGATGGCAGGACTTTTGTTGGTGCCAGCTGGAGCGGTGAATGCGGTAATCGGCGCCTATTTGACGTCGAAACTGCTGGCCTTGGCGGTGCGGAGTGAGGATTACACGTTCATTATCCTCGGCACCCTGGTCTTTGCTGTGCTGGCCATCGCTTATGTGATGTTCCTTAGTGTGCCGGAACGTCCTGAGGAGCCGCCATTCCCCCCGCGCCCCATGTTTCGAGAACCGGAGCCAAGCCCCTCTTCCGAAAAGGCCGTGAGTGCTTTAATGAGATCCATTGCGGGATTGATGCTGTGCGGGGCCAATTTGGGAGCGATCGTCTCCGCGCTATCGGTGGTCGTTATTCGTAGCACGGTTCGCCCAAATCCAGTTGCATCCCGGGAATCGATTCCATCGCGCGACTGGCAGTCGCAGGGAGAAATCCCTCCCGAGGGTCTTGCTGCTCCCGTCGCAGATCCGTCTTCAAGTTACCAACCGCCTCCCCCACCTTTCATGCAGACACCCCAGAGAGTCGGGCAGAGCATGTCCGAGGCTGTTTTTACCGGCTCTCCACCTGGGACCGAGGTTCCCGCGACGAGCATGACGGCCAATGTCGACCGGCGTGAGATAGAGGCCAGTTCGGTCCTGCGCGAGGCCATCCGCAAACTCAACAGCGGGCAGCGCGAAGAGGGGACCGGCCTTCTCCAAAACGTCGTCTCTCAATATCCCGGCACGAAGGCGGCCCGCACCGCACAGGCGTATCTCGCGAAACTTGGTCGAGGCTGA